In Rhodospirillaceae bacterium, the sequence GTGACGACGAAGTCCCGTTTCTTGATTTCGCGGGTGAAGCCCGATGTCAGGATACCAGCGGGAAGGGCGAACATGGCAATCCCCATCACCATGATGAAGGCACCAAAGATTTTGCCGCCAGCGGTGATAGGCGTTACGTCCCCGTAACCGACCGTTGTCAGAGTCGCAAGTCCCCACCACATGGCGTGGGGGATTGAGGCGAAGGCATCGGTTTGGGCCTCGCGCTCAAACATGAAGACCACCGATGAGGCGAAGATCAACAACATCATCATCACCAGAAGGGCGGCGCCAAGGGGACGTCGCTGGCTTTTGAGCACGGCGGCAAAGGTTTCAATGGCTGGTGAATAACGGGTCAGTTTAAGCAGCCGCAGCATCCGGAAAATACGTACGAAACGGAAGTCGAAGGTGACGAACATGGCCAGATAGAACGGCGCAATGGCGATCAGGTCAATCAGGGCCAGCGGCGTCAACATGTGCTTGAGACGCCCCTTAATCGGGTGCTCGAAGCCTTCTTCATGATTTTCCGTGCACACCCAGATGCGGGTGACATATTCGACCGAGAATATCATCACCGATATGGTATCGAAGGTTTCAAGGAAAGACAGGTACTTGAGGGGGAGTCCCGGTATGGTTTCGATAATCACGGCGATGACGTTGGTAATGATCAACACCATCATAAAAATATCAAACCAGCGCCCCTTCCAGTCACTGCGAACGGAAGCTTCGATAACGTCGTAGACCCGAATTTTAAGCGGCTGTGTCATGACGACACTAATATGCCCTGCTAAATCTTACCTAATCCTTGATCAAGATCGTTTTTAATATCGTCAGCGGTTTCAAGGCCGATCGAAAGCCGCACCACTTCGGGGCCGGCACCGGCGGCGACGCGCTGCTCTTCTGAAAGTTGCCGGTGGGTGGTTGAAGCCGGGTGCAGGATCAACGAGCGGGTATCGCCGATGTTGGCCAGATGGGAAATCATCTCGACCCCTTCGACAAGTTTCACACCGGCGTCATAACCGCCCTTAAGGCCAATGGTGAAGACGGAACCCGCGCCCTTGGGCAAGTATTTCCTGGCCAGGTCGTGACACGGGCTCGATTTCAATCCGGCGTAAGAAACCCAGTCCACGGCCGGGTGGGTTTCAAGAAACGAGGCCACGTCCTGGGCATTGGCGACATGGCGATCCATGCGCAAGGGCAGGGTTTCAATGCCGGTGATGGTGTTAAAAGCATTCGTAGGCGACAGTGCCGGACCAAAATCCCGCAAGGCGACGGCCCGCGCCTTCATGGTGAAGCCAAAATCGCCAAAGGTCTCATAGAAGGTCAGGCCGTGGTAGGCGGGTTCGGGTTCAGTCATGGAGGGGAACTTGTCGTTCTGGCCCCAGTCGAATTTACCGGAC encodes:
- a CDS encoding cyclic nucleotide-binding domain-containing protein, whose protein sequence is MTQPLKIRVYDVIEASVRSDWKGRWFDIFMMVLIITNVIAVIIETIPGLPLKYLSFLETFDTISVMIFSVEYVTRIWVCTENHEEGFEHPIKGRLKHMLTPLALIDLIAIAPFYLAMFVTFDFRFVRIFRMLRLLKLTRYSPAIETFAAVLKSQRRPLGAALLVMMMLLIFASSVVFMFEREAQTDAFASIPHAMWWGLATLTTVGYGDVTPITAGGKIFGAFIMVMGIAMFALPAGILTSGFTREIKKRDFVVTWQLVAGVPLFSKLDALRISEIAGLLHPKLVPARYAVVKRGEYADSMYFIVTGEVDVDVHPEHRMLSNGEFFGEIALLKDCARTATVMTRTECQLLYLDAHDFHRLLDATPELRAPIEEAMEQRLAELESLGETH